The Streptomyces sp. DG1A-41 genomic sequence CGGGGCCTTTGTCCTCGTATGCGAGGAAGGGTGCCATGGGGCGACCTTAGGCAGCTCCAACTACTCAGTGCAATAAGATCTTTGCTCTCGGTGCAATCCAAGGGGGAGACCGATGGGTGACTACCGCCGTATCGCCGACAGGATCGCCGACGACATCGCCAGCGGGCGGCTGGAGCCCGGCCAACGGCTGCCGCCGCAGCGGGCGTTCGCCCGGCGCCGGGGGATCGCCTCGTCGACGGCCGGGCGGGTGTACGGCGAACTCGTACGGCGTGGGCTGGTCGTCGGCGAGGTCGGGCGCGGCACCTTCGTACGGGCCACCCCGGACGGGCCGACGGGGCAGGCGCTCGTCGAGCCCGGCGCGGCCGACGCCCCGGTCAACCTGGAGCTCAGCTATCCCATAGCGCCCGGCCAGCCGGAGCTCCTCGCCCCCGTGCTCGCGCCGCTGCTGCGTCCCGACGTGCTGGCCGAGGCGCTGCTGCCGGCCGCCGCCACCGGTACCGAGTCCGCCCGGAAGGCCGCGGCCACGCTCCTCGCCACCCCCGGCTGGCGCCCCGCCCCGGACCGGCTGCTGTTCACCGGCAACGCACGGCAGGCCATCGCCGCCGTGCTGGCCTCCCTGGTCCGGCCGGGTGGCCGGGTCGGCGTGGAGCAGTTGACGTATCCACTGGTCAAGGAGATCGCGGGGCGGCTGGGCATCGTCCTGGTACCGCTGGCCGGTGACGCGGCCGGGCTGCTCCCGGAGGCCGTCGCCGCCGCGCACCGTTCGGCGCCGCTGTCCGCCCTGTACGTGCAGCCGACGCTGCACAACCCGACGTCCCTGACGACGACCCGCCCCCGGTTGCTGCAACTCGCCCGGCTGGTCCACGACCTGAACCTGCCGGTGGTGGAGGACCGCATCTGGTCCTTCCTGCACGAGCCGGGTGATCCGCTCGCCGCTCACGCCCCCGCCCTCACCCACGTCGTCGACAGTCTCTCCAAGCGGGTCGCGCCGGGGCTCACCGTCGGTTTCCTCGTCGTGCCGCCGCACCGGGCCGGGGCCGTGGCCGGTGCCGTGCGGTCGGGCGGGTGGAGTGCGGGGCGGTTCGCGCTGGAGGCGGCCGTGCGGTGGGCCGGGGAGGGGACCGTGGCGCGGCTGGTGGAGGCCAAGCGGGCGGACGCGGCGGGCAGGCAGCGGGTCCTCGCCGAGGAGCTCGCGGGCTTCGCCGTGCGGTCCGATCCGCGCGCCTACTTCGCCTGGTGGGAGCTGCCCGCCCCCTGGCGCGCGGACACCTTCACGGCGGCCGCCGCCGCGCACGGGATCGCCGTCACGCCCGGCCCCGCCTTCGCCGTCGCCCCCGGCCACACGCCCGACGCCGTCAGGCTCGGGCTCGCGTCGGCTCCGGAGGCGGATCTGCGCCGGGCGCTGCGGACGCTCGCGCGCGTCGCCGCGCGGCGAGCCGGGGACCGTACCGGCCCGTGAGCCACGAGCCGAGCGCCACCGTCAGGCCGAGGGCGAGCAGCAGCCAGGACACCGTCACCAGGGTGCTCGTGAGGGCGTCGTAGACCGCGCCGGCGGCCGGGCGATGGAGCGTGTCGGGCAGGTCGGCGAGGGTGAGGCGGCGGGCGATCGCGACGGCCAGGACGAGCAGCCCGCCGCCGAGCGCCGTGCCGAGGCCGAGCGCGGTGACCGCGCGGCGGCGGCACGCGGCGAGGGCGATCCCGGCCACGGCGCACACGGCGGCGGCGAGCGGCAGCCAGAATGCGGCGGTGTCCAGCACGTGGTACCCCCTGCGGAGTCGGTCCACGTCGTCGGCCGGGAGCACCGGGACCCGGGCGTGCAGGACCGGTATGCGGTGGGCGAACGGCACGTGGTCCTCGGTGAGCTGGCGTTTGACCCGGGCGACGACCGGCGCGAGGTCGACGGTGACCGGGGCGGCGCGCGTGCCGTCGTCGCGCAGGGCGCGCAGCACGGCGTCGTGGACGGCCTGGTTCGCCGCGTCCCAGCCCGTGCGGAACGCCTCGGTCCGGGTGAACGAGCGCACCGCGTCGTGGACGAAGGGCCCGACCGTGCCGCGCAGCGGGCCGGTGTCGAGCTCGTGCCCGGCCTCCCGCATGATGCCGTCCCCGACGGCGTCCGCGACCGCGCGCTGCACGTCCGGGTCGGCGGCGAGCGGCGCCATCGTACGGACGTAGCGGCCGGTGTCGGCCAGGCCGTGCGCCGCCCAGGAGGCGAGCGTCCCGAACGGCACGAGCAGGCACGCGAGGACCAGCAGAACGGCCGACAGGGCGTTCCGCGGTGGTAGGGGCGCCTGCTGGGGTACGGGCGCCCGGTCGTGCTCGGACACCCTTCCAGGCAAGGCGCCAGGGGCCCGGCCCGCGACCGGGGTGACTGCATTCGGCCCCCCATGCCGAGCCGAACGTGTCGTACGGGCACTGAGTCCGGCACCGAGTCAGTCGACGCGCCGGCCGGAGGCGTCCTCGTGCGTGTAGTAGCGGTAGAACAGCGTCACGAGGACGCCCGCCCCCACCACCA encodes the following:
- a CDS encoding PLP-dependent aminotransferase family protein — protein: MGDYRRIADRIADDIASGRLEPGQRLPPQRAFARRRGIASSTAGRVYGELVRRGLVVGEVGRGTFVRATPDGPTGQALVEPGAADAPVNLELSYPIAPGQPELLAPVLAPLLRPDVLAEALLPAAATGTESARKAAATLLATPGWRPAPDRLLFTGNARQAIAAVLASLVRPGGRVGVEQLTYPLVKEIAGRLGIVLVPLAGDAAGLLPEAVAAAHRSAPLSALYVQPTLHNPTSLTTTRPRLLQLARLVHDLNLPVVEDRIWSFLHEPGDPLAAHAPALTHVVDSLSKRVAPGLTVGFLVVPPHRAGAVAGAVRSGGWSAGRFALEAAVRWAGEGTVARLVEAKRADAAGRQRVLAEELAGFAVRSDPRAYFAWWELPAPWRADTFTAAAAAHGIAVTPGPAFAVAPGHTPDAVRLGLASAPEADLRRALRTLARVAARRAGDRTGP